The following is a genomic window from Hyphomicrobiales bacterium.
CCGCCTCCTTGAGCTTGGCTACCTCGGCTTCGAGATTGGCGATGCCGCGCTTGGCCTCGGACAATTCGTCCGCGATCGTGAGCGCCGCCATGACGTGGAGACGCATGTCACCGATCTCGCCGAAGGATTGCCTCAGTTCGAGAATGCGCCCGTCAAGCAGGCCTGCCAAGGCGGAGATATGTTCTTCCTCGCCGGGGCCACAGGCCATGCGATAGTTGCGCCCGGCGATGCTGACATTGACCTCTGCCATTCAGCCCTCCCCGCCCCGAGACCATGAAGCGGAACCCACTTTAACCTTCAAGGACGTACTCCACAAATGCACGGCCGGCCCACCGTGCAAGGACACTATGTCT
Proteins encoded in this region:
- a CDS encoding Cell division protein ZapA, coding for MAEVNVSIAGRNYRMACGPGEEEHISALAGLLDGRILELRQSFGEIGDMRLHVMAALTIADELSEAKRGIANLEAEVAKLKEAVGAGDERVGTMEAELTEAVASAAQRIERIARELNAPQQNG